The Spinacia oleracea cultivar Varoflay unplaced genomic scaffold, BTI_SOV_V1 SOVchr0_004, whole genome shotgun sequence genome contains the following window.
gagggagtccatgcaaactcaatcttcttgacatatAGATGTGGAGGCTCACACTCCAATTTCTCTAGGTGTCCTAGATTACAGAACTTTGATGGAAACATTTCCATTCCTGAAAGTAGAcaaactaaaaagtcttactaacgcttttccaacaaaaatcaatcccccaacataaataagcttaaacaaattcctaatcttaattaaccataaaaattacggttagacattaaaaatccaagctttaataaataatcaaatatgaaaataattactcttttaattaaaatcatcctcatgaattcaaacacgtaaaacatcacaatacggtgttcataaccgtttccatcagtttaaataatcaaaatcactaataataattaaataaatttaaatacggaatggaaatagaataggcaaggaagaagagaataatATCAATCCGGCCTACAGTAGTACGGTGCATAACTTTCAAATTTCCATCTTAGCTTCCCGAAGGTGTAAGAAAAGGTAATCTTCTGTAGACCAATGCGGGTCTACTGTAGACAAACGTGGTTCTATTAACTTGTAGACCAACGTGGTTCTACAAACCTGTAGACCAATGCTGGTCTACGGTAGACCAACGTGGTTCTACCAACCTGTAGACCAAAGTGGTTCTACATACCTGTAGAGCAACGTTATTCTAAATACCTGTAGACCAACGCTGGTCTACAGTGGACCTACGTGGTTAGGGTTGAATATGGATTGTCGTATTTGTATTATCAATGTCGAttgatttttattcaaattttgttgTAAAAGTATTAAGGTTTTCATAATTGTACCATTACTTTGTAAGATGAGAATATTTTGGGTGGTTTTCTTTGATGTTCTGTTGTTGACCCACTATGGAATGAGGATATCTTACTGCTTGAGAAGAAATTGTTGGATGTTTTAGCCGTGATGTGATTCGAATTCTTATtgttctttgattgttttttaggTCCGTGATGCATTTGAAGATTGTGGTGGTGGAAGAAAGGAATCAAGGGATGATGCGTAGCTCCTTCTACTATGAAGCTCATACTCTTGAACTTATAGGCTTCGATTGGCCTTTGTTTTCAAGATGAAATTTTAGACTAATAGGTTTTTGTATTACTTAATTTTATACTTATGTTTTTGTAAGTTAACTTTATTGTTAATTGAAGATCAATTATTCACAATTCAGGTTTCATTGATCGATCTTATGTTGcactttaattttaaatttataattgtggtgaataatgttttattatgtatattatatgcgattcatatatatataacaaACATAAATTTTGGCTCATACAAATAAATCTGGGCGTTTTTTGGAGTCCTGTTATCGTGCTCATTTAGAGTTAAAATTCTCACCAACACAATTTTCTGGACGCATTTAGGTGTCGCGGACATAAATTTCTGGACGCATGTAGGCGTCGCGGACTTTAAATAGGTAATGTTGGGAAATGCGGGAACAAATTTGGTCGACACAACATATCAAAACTCTGGACGCTTAGAAGCGTCGAGCCTGTCGACGCTGAACAAAGAAAGTGGTCGCCAAAAGGCATCTTGTTTCGCGACGCCtaaaagcgtcgagaattttCTCGACTCTAATTTTCTCGACGCTTTCAATGGGTTACTTTCTCGAAGCTTTTTTGCATCACAAAATGGTCTAGAAAGCGTCGATAAAAGGCgggatttgtagtagtgaatttcatatttttatgattatggagtagtttattggtcagggtttgggtgaaaacccaacattgattggtttggcAATTTGTGATTGGATtttagggattttcatgattaaattattgcatGATTAAATTTTTGCATGTTTAGGCATGGGTAACTAgatcaattaagtgttccaTGATTGCCTGGAGTAGTCTAGTTGAGTTGGAAAGGAATTAACGACCTGAACTTGATTATGTGGTTGAATTGAGATTTTGATTTACCTCGGGTACGATAGTTAAGAACGGGAGTTCAtccttgatgcttagagaaattTTTGTCGCACGTCGGGAGATAGTTGGAGatatttgtgaattcaacgccTATTCATGTAGTTCTTGTGAATTTTCCTCGTTTTCAGCTCTTTTATGTCCATtccttgatttgttgttgtttgacccattccctaatctagttttgtaatacctcgtatttttctataattataaatatattttactatatttataaagcatttcgtcgtatttataaagtatttttataaattaattcatttaatgagaattaaatgctttttatttataactaatttaaatattaattatttcgaaaaccgtatttttattaaataaatttaatgaatttatttaatcgggatttgttgggtcgtatttcgaaaacgaatttaatataattaaagcccagttaattttccatgatcaaacccaacaaaacttTCAAGGAGtttaatgaattgagcccgAAAATAAGCCCAgctcaaactaccataacctaggccacatgggagagaaaactataaatagaccctctcattaaaccctcacaaaaatttcagcactccctctctctcctttcttcctctctcctcgCGGCACCCTCTCCTCTCATCTCGTCCGATCCCTTTGCTTGCTGCGCAAGGCACGCTGTCGTGTCGTGTGTGCTCGCCCAGCCTCACGCGTCGTTGCCTCGTCCCGCAGTCCCGCAGCGCAGCGCCCTTGGtgttgtgctgtgtcgcgtgccCCTTCGTCCCGCCCCGCAGCGCAGAGCCTCGTGCTCGCTTGCTGCAttgtcgcgcgcgcagcgccctCGCCTCTCGCCCTTTTGTTGCGTGCTCGTGCGCGCTGCCTGCTGCggtgcgtgcgtgtgttgtcgttgttgttgcgttgtttgttcgacgcacacacacacaacacaattaattgttgtgtgtgttgttgttgaattgggataatcaaattatattttcaaaaatattaattttcagtttttaaattgtttaaattgttgtgattattttaaatatttggattatttaaattgattagaacggttatgaacacatattgggttagtgttgtattttaattaaagagattggttttgatgattgaaattattattttcagatttaataagttcataaagtgttgatttttgaagtcaaaacatgtttttatgataaactattattagggttttgatttcaattaattaagcgattgattcacataatttaatgacaatttaaattatgggaatcaacttaaattttcagattgtttataagctttaaaaagttgatttgtaatggttttaaagctaaaaagtcattgTTTTTTATGTTAGGGCTTCAGtttactatttgagactattaaattaatgattaatgaatgatttctaattaaactaggagttttagaatcttaaatagttgctggaaatttagtgaacatggataataatttagtttctcCTTTTCTGTTTATAGTTGTTGATTTCTAGTAGTCGTGATTCGAACAatagcccccgtacttaggtattccaggtacgtactaGACTAGAGTGACCactcatcccttgaggactttgtgaagtgtattgattgcgaatcatgtgaacttatatgttgttgtgaattcatgtttgattttgagaacgagcatgttattattattatcgaaTTTATGTGAgctagcatgttatgaattgaattatgctttatagattctgttgaactatcatgttatgggcttttataatcgttgaattatgtcaagcatgttgttcaagttggtttgcatgtatgagtgttgcgcatgcaagttgttattattatttattatgctatagtacaggatgtctagcataattattgagccagtcgaatattgccaatgagcaatatatattctaccaatggGTAGAATatgtattctaccaaggggtagaatatggtagagagtctatgtgaattgaattaaggacaattcgtgctaagggcacaccccgctttttaataggcaatgtcgggttatctcaaacagtgtttttgagaaggaacaatgggagtaattcacttgagtctatgtttgatcacaagtcctaaataagtaaaataatgaagtgtcattgttgagttgtttagttgtttaattgtttgtatgttgtgtcttgagtagaatcttgagtcgccttgaacccaatatactaattaatgtaaagtgtaacccaaagagcttcaaaacactaggaacgtatataccttgagtatgaacaatggggggagtcttgccggaaaacttgtactcctagaataatacaagacgttgtttccttctcttttatgccgttgtgcattggaattcctgtcggtatggcccgactgtcggtagtagcccgacttattttggtgtatggttggctcccatcaccccttctttccttttgaggatactttactttacccccgacgctactttttattaatctgtgagtcaagagtcatgTCAAGTATCAAGTCTTGTCTCCAtaattgtttgtttattatatggcttttgcatgtggatgatttaatttgtcgagtgaagcatgttaggatagaatattattctagcttgttcatactcagcttttgctgacctcGTGCTTCaagtcttctggtcatggcctttgccttaatgaccctatgatgatccatcaatcgcaattgcgttgttggggagtagatttttaataaagcaggtttgtagagataacttgcgggagaagttatcatgggattcgagttgagagttttattcttccgtgttttataaactctattttaattaCAGTCATGACTGATACTAGAAAGTATCCTAGAAAGTAGTGCAATCAACAAGTTCTTGCACACGCTCAATCAGAGCTTTATATAGGTTCAATAAAGTTATAGAACAGCAAACAAATTGAAACGGTAAGGAAATCTGGCTTGCAGGTTCAGAATGTGTCCACAGAAAAATAGGGTTATAAATCATGTTTATGGTCACAAATCGcaaaaaaattcaagcttaGAAACATAGTTAAGTCTATATAAGATTACCttgcttttggcaatagtgtccACATCTCATGTCTCGGCCTATTTTTCACCACTCCCACCAGAATCATCATTAATCTACAAAAACCATTTTAATAAGCCACGTCGAATACATTTTACATTGAGTGTACTAAAACAAATATTCAAATACTTAATCGGTAAGACATGCATGTTGCTAAAGCAAAATGACTAACCATATGTATTGCTGATTCCGCACCATCTAAAAGGTCTGATGAAACATTTCCTTTGCGTACTTCCTTCAAAACTTGTCCTAAGAAAGAAGCAATCATTTTAAATGACTGCGTTGTTTCATCAAACTTCGTGCTTAGAGCTTTATTTTGTTGTGCAAGTTCCTGATTTTGCTTCTTTACAGCTGATAGTTCACCTTTTATGTTCTCCACTTCCACGGCACCATTGTTAACATAGCTTGACCCTTCTTTCCTTAGCAAACCTTCCACTCCAAAGATGTCACTTTGCTTCACTCCAAACCCATAATTCAGAGGACGTTTAGGTATTTCACCTTTATACATAAGCCTATTAAAGACCTCATTCTCAATTTCAACCCTAGACAAGGAAGAAGAGGAACTCGCAAGGTTTTCTTGGACCTCATCGTTTGCTTCCTCCTGTTAGATAATATGAGAAGCGAATATCAGAAGTGTAAGCTCTAGAAGATAAAAGATAGGAGGCCTTGTTACATTTGTTAATGCTAATgcaatatatacatatatagatATCAGAGGCCTTGTTttaactgatctgatcagcacggATCTGATCAAAACTGATCTGATCGGAACAGAAAtattcagaactgatcagttctgttcagatcaaatcagttctgatcagaacagtgctgatcagatcagttcaaATACTGAGTGTATGAACTCGCAAGAGTGACACACTATTTACCGAGCTCGTTAAACTAAAGTGCAGAGTAGGATTCACCTAGCTAAAAACTAATGAACTGAGAAAATAAGCAAATAAGAATTTGGCCACTTTTCACAAATTGAAATGTCTTCACATATCATGTTGGATACTATAAATTAGAGCAATACTGAATTAAGGAGTTCGCATAGATTAGAGAAAGATTGAATAAGCTCAACGCAATGGATACCATAAATTGATGAGAGGGTGTGCCCTCTTCAAAGCTTCCATCTTTGGCATAAACTGATTTGTAAAATGCCAATTCGCTAAACTCCCCTTTCTTTTTCTGCAATTATaggaaacaaataaataaacaaacttgTGGAGTAGGGCTGATTAGAGTatctttttgttttatgttcCTATCTACTTAGAATCTATAGTAACTAAAATGCAATAACTCAAAGAAGGTAGAAAATCATACCATATTAGCTCTTCGATTAGCAAAGCTTGTAGCACCACTCTTGTGAAAACGGTCTTGTAATGCTCGAGCATTTTTTCCCAGTTCAGATTTTTCCTAGTTTCAAGAAATCAATGTTAGcatgaataaaataaattaaacttactaaatttaGGATCTTTCGAGGTAACAAACCATTGCCTTTGGTGTAAACCAATAGTTAACCAAATCCGACCAACTCTTAGAGGAGACTCCATCAGGCAGATTGGAAAAGTTATCTTCTGGAGTTTTCACTGGATCGAAATGTTTTTTCTTCAATGTGTATCTATGCTGCTTCCATGGTCTGTCCATGCGGTTTAAAAGTGATGTGTTTACTAGCTCCCCATTAGGTATCacaaaatgtttcttcaaagaaaaagaactcaATGTAAGTTGTAATGGCTTAAAAATTTAAGTTTTCGGTGTTTGAATTGAAATGCAGTTTCTTCTTTATTAAACATACTCTCTACAAGAAGTAACTGTCAATACAGGCAAAAGTATCTGTTACAGACACTAATAAAGGTATTCTTGACAGTCCAAAGAGGCAAGAGGAAGCAAGGTGACATATAAGTAATAAAGTCAAGAGTTCACACTTCACAATATGCTATCATCACTCTACATTCAACAACCCTTCAGCTACATAGGTGCACTACTTATCAACATACAGAACACTTCCTACTCTAAAGATGAAAATAGCAGGAAGTTTCAGCAAACCCACCACAGAAGCATCAACATTTAGTACaatcagattatatattatccTATTAGGCCCTTAAAATTATTCATTTCCGGTTGGCACATAACTATTTCTCAGCCATAAATGGGCATTGGGAGGTAAGCCGCTTTAAATATGAATGTAATTTCTCATTGAAAATCGACAAAATGGAGGATTTTTCTGTATGCTTATTATGAAATGGTGTCTACTGGAGCTTTTTCCGAGCTTCTAGACAATTCTTTGGATGAGGTacaatatatgtatattattAAGCTTCTAGTTAGCTAGacaatgttgaatttttttcatGTCTGAGATATTTCTGTTTTTCTGTTGCACGGTATAGGTCTGTAATGGCGCTACTTATGTCAAAGTTGACATGATTTTTAACCAGAAAGACCTCAGTACCATGAACGAACCCAGCTGACAAAGATCGCAACAGAATGTTGCTAGTTCAAGGTATATATGCTTCTCTTTTTCTGATTTTCAATTCTCATCAGGATTTGTCTGTAGAGAAACGGAAAGTAATTCAGCTGCAATGTTAATATTGTATAGGGTAGCTAATTAGTTTACTTAATCTGTATTCCCTCTTAGGAGCGAGACATGAACAAATTAATGAAAGGAAATATATTTCAGTTTGCACATTAAGCATGATGATATGAGTTTTGGTTTCGTTGCCATCATTTATCTTAATCTTGGTAATTCCAGTTTTTCTTTAAACTTTTTTCCACCCTTTTCAAACCTTGGGTATGTGCATAGCAGCACCATCACAGTATAGTAGAAACATCTACACAATACAGCAGCAAAAAACAGCAGAAACAACACGATACAGCAACAAAATACAGCAGAATTGAAACAGCACAAAACAGCATCAACATACAACAGAAACAACACAAAACAGCAACAAAACTATAATAAATGTAAGTGTTAAGAAGGATAAATCCACATACCCAAATAGCTTTAACTATATTAGCTCTTAAGTTAGCGCCCAGATCACGCCAACTATCCAATCCCACTGGACACATATCATCTATTTTTGCAATATCACCAAGGAAACTCACAAGGATTTTACCACCTTTATGAAGAGGTTGGTTGAATTCATTGAACTTAACAATGTATCTGAATCCCGGTGTATCAAGCCAAACGTCTCGAGGCATAACCGAACCTTTCACAAGGTGGTGCATTCCTTCAGCATCTGCCAGAGATATGGagttaaatgagatagaaaaaatCACCAATATAATTCATAGTTTGCATATTTAATTTAAGTAGAGAAATGTTTACCTATAGCTATAACCTCGTCCTTGTCATCAAACTCCCTCTGATACGGCCAATTTTGAACAATAATCCGATGTCGAGGTATTGATTTTTTCACGGTAGTATCCCTTCCTTCCTCTTCATCCAATTCTTCGTCATTCTCAGAGGCTGATTCTTCTGATTCCTCCCAATTGTAAGTTGGCATAACTTCAGCCTCGATGTGATTGGATGGAGGAGATCGATtttgaaatacattttcactCACATGCATGTAAGTTGGAGGCACCTGACCAGAAGCAAGCTTCCCGACTCGATCTTTCCATGACATGGTGATTGGTGGTGTAGGAGGTCGTGACATCACAGATTTGACTCTCATGGGTGCAAAAAACGTTCTTTTTTCCAAATGTGGTTTGGTACCTGTGAGTGAAGCTTTTTCAGGCTGATGTCTAACTTTATGAAGTTGTTGGGCAGCTTTGTCCCGCTCCAGAGAAGGCTGTCGGGTAGCTATGACAGGCTTCACAGTAGCTTGAGTAATAGGCTGCATAGGAGGCTTGAGGATAGGCTTCACATTAGGCTGAGTAGTACTCTGCAGGTTAGGCTTCACAGTAGGTTGGTGTGAGGCTGCAAGATTCGTTGTTGCTGTTTTTTGTGCTCCTATTTCAATCAGGTTGGGAAACAAAGGTCCTTTTGACCATCTACTTTGTGCAACCTTTGTTTGCGGTTGTGATGCTCCTGTAAGAGTTGGCGAAATTGATTGTGGTAATGGGTTAGAGGATGGTTTTGACTGGGTAACAGCTAGTTTTGATGATGTCTTATGTTTTTGCTTTGACATCATGGAAGTAGACCGAGGCATGGATGATTGTGATGCAACCATTGAAGGAGATGATGTAGAAAAGGTGGGTTTTTTAGCAGTTGTGGGTTGTTTGATGGGTTGTGAAACAGACCCAAATGATTGTGATACTCCAAGTGTTGGAGGGGTGAACGGTCCCTAGTTTTGGATGGATGGATCAGAAGATTTGGGTGATGGATCAGAAGGTTTGGGTGACTTCGATGCACCAAGGCTTGATCTGTCATCGGTAGCTAAAAATGTTCTTTTAGTACTGTAAGTCATGACTACCGTAAAAAATCTAGCAGTGCAGTCAGCCAATAAGTTCGATTATGAACATAGAGACTCAATAATCAAAGAATGCAGAACCTAATAACATGGAATACACCATGACTTGTATTAAATAGAATATTTATCTTTACAAAACCATTATTCTTTCAGAAAAGAGTTTGCTCcataaaacaaaaaatacacTCTGTAAATAATACTTGACAGGTTTGTGTTTCTTGAAAACAAGAAACTTATTTTTATCAATCAATATTTAACACCATTTCACAGCCCTAGCATACTTAAATCTGAATTCTAAACAAACCCTTTTCTATCTTCCCATTTTCCACGAAGGGCTTAATTAACTTGTAACGAAGTACATATAAATCACCAGCAACCAGGTCCACAATTTTCATCCGCAGTAGGGTAACAAAGTTTAGATACGGTTGTTTTTGGAGATTTGCTTTGAAATTGAATTGGAAATTCGTAATTGCAGCTCCGTTCAAACACCCCTTTTCAGTCAGATGGTTACCAAATAAATTCTCCCTCTTATTTTATGGGTACAAAATAAGCAACCAACTCAAAAACCTTGTTATAAACAGATGGAAGCAGAAAACACTAACAAAATCCTAGATGGAACCACAGATTAGCAGTAAATTGACTCATACTTCTTTTGTCTAGAAATTCACTGATCTATAAACCAAGAGACAACTTCTCCTATAGAGAGAACTCCTGGCATATCAGCAAATGCAGCCAGGCTGCAATCTTACTGGCCAAGGACAAATTGAGACTGAATCCAGGCTGCAATCTTACTGGCCAAGGACAAACTGAGACTGAATCCTGATGCACACCAAGTTTACTCTGGGACCCTTGGACAAGAACAAATCCAAAAACAGTACATCAATCTAGAAAACTGTTATCTTTACAAGACTGTCATCTTGATTAAACGAAATTTGACAAGGAAAACGAACCTGTTCTTGCAAATGATCAAAGTACTAGTAAGGGTGTTATATCTGCTGGTAAATTAGCTGGGAAGAAGAGGCGTGGTGGTACTCTGGTGTTAAACAAGTCTGAGGTGCAAGTCAATGAGGGCGATGCAAATAAAACGAATGTTGAAGGTGGAAAGCAGATCAGTACTAAGTCCAATTTGACAATCAATGAGAGTGTTGCAGTTGGTAAGGGTGGAAAACATGCTGGTAAAATAGCGGGGAAAAAGAGGCGTGGCACACTAGTGTTAAACAAGTCTGATGAGGTGCAAGACAATGATGAATGTATCAGAAGTAAGCTGGTtgttgataatgatgatgatgtaaGTAAAGATGGAACCAGTAAGTCGAATTTGACAGCAAATTCATTCTTGGGTTTAACCGCCCAATAATTTAAACTATGCTCACGATTTAACTTTGCCCAATGACCACTATATCAGTTACA
Protein-coding sequences here:
- the LOC130464815 gene encoding uncharacterized protein; this translates as MDRPWKQHRYTLKKKHFDPVKTPEDNFSNLPDGVSSKSWSDLVNYWFTPKAMEKSELGKNARALQDRFHKSGATSFANRRANMKKKGEFSELAFYKSVYAKDGSFEEGTPSHQFMEEANDEVQENLASSSSSLSRVEIENEVFNRLMYKGEIPKRPLNYGFGVKQSDIFGVEGLLRKEGSSYVNNGAVEVENIKGELSAVKKQNQELAQQNKALSTKFDETTQSFKMIASFLGQVLKEVRKGNVSSDLLDGAESAIHMINDDSGGSGEK